One Mycobacteroides abscessus ATCC 19977 genomic window carries:
- a CDS encoding ATP-binding protein: protein MTTSDAATQQFWLSRLQVINWGVFDGYHSIEFSRRGTLITGSSGSGKSSLLDAISLAFLSSNRRNFNASSDTTAAGSSMGKRTVDKYVRGLWGELKNPGERPKQMFLRGKGGAWSAIAVTYSGTDGRVITGLVLKWLAPGSDSDSSSRYYLIDADADIRDLCNAWASKGYAGSVFEGAGWRGHKSERWYLEQLYAAVGIQGSSAAQQLLGKAKSLKSVGGLEQFVREYMLDEPESMAAISEALGQITPLVDARAALAIAQRQRQTLGDIEQIQQTYASDAAQLATVDVVDHHTVRDYVDQQRLALAGPEIDLLDTEITRLGGECDEIQSRQDILTGERDKLLGRIAAADSNLAPLKSELAHARARAEEVSRRRTAYDSALWDLGHEDDIESAEEFEAMRVESLRAVTRINAELEAGHDAYVMAAGALSTARDQLRAASAEFKRVEHLGTPVPPDEDRMRGEIAAALGLTAKDLPYVCELMDLRPGQERWRKSVEKVLRSTGLCLLVPDQHHRQVLRYVNENPMRGYLQMERVIPSGTPRRAEPGTLADCLRLTNPNHECASAAMNLVAGVGDYVLVDSPDEFSKHRRAVTDQGLRKDGDRRAVKDDRRELRASQYIYQGNAGDKRAALSDDVVEAQQAVSDAEKFIGEMDTKREELRSEVVRWSKLHSQYEYWSQIDTDSAEAAVARLQDQYDAMLEANPDLTGLQQQADSYLDEIKRLSERIGALRKQESEHDSRRTRLLDLLDNLSPREVGGHTRSGIEAYVPQLSSSLDVLEPDAYRLELWRQIEKDQSVLRESVTRSRNELNRILNAYDRDFPDSIPNDSENFDEKIHDYVALCRRIDERDLPAAYERMLRLITEQAPTAVLRLHQLAEEEAHRITDQIDRVNSGLGSVEFNRGTRLTLRAEPKALEAVGELNERARRISGRAVAVSMGDEKAIHDQYQDILQLRNLLAAETPEARQWTRDALDVRNRFVLYCEERDARTGEPIRTYSNAGANSGGEQEKLMAFCLAGALSFNLANPETGDNRPVFAQLMLDEAFSKSDPQFAQQALSAFRKFGFQLVIVATVQNTTTIQPYIDSVVMVSKPDGPGVRPVASTRTVPIGELGDVRKAVSAR from the coding sequence ATGACGACGAGTGATGCAGCGACACAACAGTTCTGGTTGTCCCGGCTGCAGGTCATCAACTGGGGCGTCTTCGACGGCTATCACAGCATCGAGTTCAGCCGTCGCGGTACGCTGATCACCGGCTCCTCCGGTAGCGGTAAATCATCTCTACTGGATGCGATCTCGCTGGCATTCTTGTCTTCGAACCGCCGTAACTTCAACGCTTCGAGCGACACCACCGCCGCAGGTTCCAGCATGGGCAAGCGTACCGTCGACAAGTATGTGCGGGGCTTGTGGGGAGAGCTGAAAAACCCGGGGGAGCGCCCCAAGCAGATGTTCCTGCGCGGCAAGGGTGGGGCCTGGTCGGCTATCGCCGTCACCTACTCCGGCACCGACGGTCGGGTGATCACCGGCCTGGTACTCAAGTGGCTTGCCCCGGGCTCGGACTCGGACTCGTCCAGCCGCTACTACCTGATCGACGCGGACGCCGACATCCGCGATCTCTGCAATGCATGGGCCAGCAAGGGATACGCCGGCTCGGTATTCGAGGGCGCGGGTTGGCGCGGCCACAAGAGCGAACGCTGGTACCTGGAACAGCTATACGCCGCCGTCGGTATTCAGGGTTCCTCTGCCGCGCAGCAGCTGCTGGGCAAGGCCAAGTCGCTCAAGAGTGTCGGCGGCCTGGAGCAGTTCGTACGCGAGTACATGCTCGATGAACCGGAGTCGATGGCAGCGATATCCGAAGCGCTAGGGCAGATCACACCATTGGTCGACGCCCGTGCCGCCTTGGCGATCGCGCAGCGCCAGCGGCAGACGCTGGGCGATATCGAACAGATCCAACAGACGTACGCCAGCGATGCGGCGCAGTTGGCCACCGTGGACGTCGTGGACCATCACACCGTGCGCGACTACGTGGATCAGCAGCGCCTGGCGCTGGCGGGCCCGGAGATCGATCTGCTGGATACCGAGATCACCCGGCTGGGCGGTGAGTGTGACGAAATCCAGTCGCGCCAGGACATTCTCACGGGAGAGCGGGACAAATTGCTCGGCCGGATCGCCGCTGCCGACAGCAATCTGGCACCACTCAAAAGCGAGCTGGCTCATGCTCGTGCCCGCGCAGAAGAGGTGTCGCGCCGGCGTACGGCCTACGACAGTGCATTGTGGGACCTGGGTCATGAAGACGATATCGAATCTGCCGAGGAATTCGAGGCCATGCGGGTGGAGAGCCTGCGGGCAGTCACCCGGATCAACGCTGAGCTCGAAGCCGGCCACGATGCATATGTCATGGCCGCGGGTGCGCTCTCGACGGCACGTGACCAGCTGCGTGCCGCATCCGCCGAATTCAAGCGGGTCGAGCACCTGGGTACCCCGGTGCCACCGGATGAGGACCGCATGCGCGGGGAGATCGCGGCGGCGCTTGGGCTTACCGCCAAGGACCTGCCCTACGTGTGCGAACTGATGGATTTGCGCCCAGGGCAGGAACGGTGGCGCAAATCTGTGGAGAAGGTGTTGCGCTCCACCGGGCTCTGCCTGCTGGTGCCCGATCAGCACCACCGTCAGGTGCTGCGTTACGTCAACGAGAACCCGATGCGTGGCTACCTGCAGATGGAGCGGGTGATTCCCTCCGGTACCCCGCGGCGCGCCGAGCCGGGCACGCTCGCCGACTGTTTGCGCCTGACCAACCCCAACCACGAATGCGCCAGTGCCGCCATGAATCTGGTGGCCGGTGTCGGCGACTACGTGTTGGTCGACAGCCCCGACGAATTCAGCAAGCACCGCCGGGCGGTCACAGATCAGGGACTCCGCAAGGACGGTGACCGGCGCGCGGTCAAGGACGATCGGCGTGAATTGCGGGCCTCCCAGTACATCTATCAGGGCAACGCCGGTGACAAGCGCGCCGCGCTTTCCGACGATGTGGTCGAAGCGCAGCAGGCGGTGAGTGATGCCGAAAAGTTCATCGGCGAAATGGACACCAAGCGCGAAGAGCTGCGTTCGGAGGTGGTGCGGTGGTCCAAGCTGCACAGCCAGTACGAGTATTGGAGCCAGATTGATACGGACTCGGCCGAAGCTGCCGTGGCGCGTCTGCAGGACCAGTACGACGCGATGCTGGAAGCCAACCCCGACCTGACCGGATTGCAGCAGCAGGCCGACTCCTACCTCGACGAGATCAAGAGGCTCTCCGAACGCATCGGAGCATTGCGCAAGCAAGAATCCGAGCATGATTCGCGCCGGACCCGGCTGCTGGATCTGCTGGACAACCTGAGCCCGCGTGAGGTGGGCGGGCACACCCGATCGGGAATCGAGGCCTACGTGCCCCAACTCTCGTCCAGCCTGGATGTGTTGGAACCCGATGCCTACCGACTGGAGCTGTGGCGGCAGATCGAGAAGGATCAGTCGGTGCTGCGTGAGAGCGTCACCCGCTCACGTAACGAGCTGAACCGGATTCTCAACGCGTACGACCGGGACTTCCCCGACTCTATCCCCAACGACAGTGAGAACTTCGACGAGAAGATCCACGACTATGTCGCGCTCTGCCGCCGGATCGATGAACGCGACCTGCCCGCTGCCTACGAACGGATGCTGCGGCTGATCACCGAGCAGGCGCCCACTGCCGTGTTGCGGCTGCACCAGCTCGCCGAGGAGGAGGCACACCGCATCACCGACCAGATCGACCGTGTCAATAGCGGTTTGGGTTCGGTCGAGTTCAACCGGGGTACCCGGCTGACCCTACGTGCCGAGCCGAAGGCGCTCGAAGCGGTCGGCGAGCTCAACGAGCGTGCCCGGCGGATATCCGGGCGTGCCGTCGCCGTTTCGATGGGGGACGAGAAGGCCATCCACGATCAGTACCAGGACATCCTGCAACTGCGTAACCTGTTGGCCGCTGAGACACCTGAGGCGCGCCAGTGGACGCGCGACGCGTTGGATGTGCGTAACCGCTTCGTGTTGTACTGCGAGGAGCGCGATGCCAGGACCGGCGAACCGATCCGTACCTACAGCAACGCGGGTGCGAATTCCGGTGGAGAACAAGAGAAGTTGATGGCGTTCTGCCTCGCCGGCGCGCTGAGCTTCAACCTGGCTAACCCGGAGACGGGGGACAACCGGCCGGTCTTCGCGCAGCTTATGCTCGACGAGGCGTTCTCGAAATCGGATCCGCAGTTCGCCCAGCAGGCGCTGTCCGCGTTCCGTAAGTTCGGATTCCAGCTGGTGATCGTGGCCACCGTGCAGAACACCACCACCATCCAGCCCTATATCGACAGCGTGGTGATGGTGTCCAAGCCGGACGGCCCGGGGGTGCGTCCGGTTGCTTCGACGCGCACTGTGCCGATCGGTGAGCTCGGTGACGTACGCAAGGCCGTGAGCGCCCGCTAG
- a CDS encoding fatty acyl-AMP ligase: protein MVRSDGLLDIDDCLNADGNIELPPGTTLISLIDRNIRNVGDMVAYRYLDFTASEDGHAIELTWSQLGIRLSAVAAQLQRHVTRGERVAILAPQGLDYIVGFFSAIKAGAIAVPLFAPELPGHAERLDIALRDCTPTVVLTTAAVRDTVEEFLDGRPEAPLVLAIDEIPDEAGEGFEYVHLVDDDVSHLQYTSGATRPPVGVEITHRAVGVNLTQMILSINLLDRNTHGCSWLPLYHDMGLSMIGFPTVYGGHSTLMSPTAFIRRPQRWIKALSDGCTEGRVITAAPNFAYEYTAQRGVPKDGAGIDLGKAVMIIGSEPVSIDAIRNFEKAFAPFGLPSTAFKPSYGIAEATLFIANIAPDAEPSVAYLDRTQLARGRAVPTDPDTPHVSVHVSCGQLARSLHGVIVDPVGTDELPDGHVGEIWLQGNNIGRGYWGRPEDTEKVFHARLGARQPKGHAGEADIEGDWLRTGDMGFYLDGELYVTGRLADHIEVDGSSHYPQDIEASVAAASPIVRRGYVTAFTVPGGGLVIVAERASRTAKADPQEAIDAISAAVDAEYGLKPADVLLLSAGAIPRTTSGKLARRACRRHYLEGTLGVH, encoded by the coding sequence GTGGTGCGCAGTGACGGTTTGCTTGACATCGACGATTGCCTGAATGCCGACGGGAATATCGAGCTACCGCCCGGAACCACGCTGATATCCCTGATCGACCGGAACATCAGGAACGTCGGGGACATGGTCGCCTACCGCTATCTGGACTTCACCGCTTCGGAGGACGGGCATGCCATTGAACTCACCTGGTCGCAGCTCGGCATCCGTCTGAGCGCCGTCGCCGCGCAGCTGCAACGCCACGTCACGCGTGGCGAGCGGGTGGCCATTTTGGCGCCGCAGGGGCTCGACTACATCGTCGGCTTCTTCTCGGCGATCAAGGCCGGCGCCATCGCGGTGCCGCTGTTCGCTCCCGAGCTACCGGGTCACGCCGAGCGGCTGGATATCGCGCTGAGGGACTGCACGCCCACCGTGGTCCTGACGACGGCCGCCGTGCGCGACACTGTCGAAGAGTTTCTCGATGGGCGGCCGGAGGCGCCACTCGTGCTCGCCATCGACGAGATCCCCGACGAAGCAGGGGAGGGCTTCGAGTACGTGCACCTTGTCGATGACGACGTCTCACATCTGCAATACACTTCCGGTGCCACCCGGCCCCCAGTGGGCGTGGAAATCACCCACCGGGCGGTCGGCGTCAATCTGACCCAGATGATTCTGTCGATCAATCTGCTGGATCGAAACACGCACGGCTGCAGCTGGTTACCGCTTTACCACGATATGGGTCTGTCGATGATCGGCTTCCCAACCGTCTACGGCGGGCACTCCACCTTGATGTCACCCACCGCTTTCATCCGCCGCCCGCAGCGCTGGATCAAGGCACTCTCCGACGGCTGCACAGAAGGTCGGGTGATCACCGCGGCACCCAACTTCGCCTACGAGTACACCGCGCAACGCGGGGTCCCGAAGGACGGTGCGGGTATCGACCTGGGCAAGGCCGTGATGATCATCGGCTCCGAGCCGGTCAGCATCGACGCCATCCGTAACTTCGAAAAGGCTTTTGCCCCCTTCGGTTTACCGTCGACAGCGTTCAAGCCGTCCTACGGTATCGCCGAGGCGACACTGTTCATCGCCAACATCGCCCCGGACGCCGAGCCTTCCGTGGCATATCTCGATCGCACCCAGCTCGCCCGAGGTCGCGCGGTGCCGACAGATCCGGATACGCCCCATGTCAGCGTCCACGTTTCCTGCGGTCAGCTGGCACGCAGTCTGCACGGGGTGATCGTCGATCCCGTCGGCACCGATGAGCTCCCAGACGGTCACGTCGGCGAAATATGGTTGCAAGGCAACAATATTGGGCGCGGATACTGGGGTCGCCCGGAGGACACCGAGAAGGTCTTTCATGCACGGCTTGGCGCAAGACAACCGAAAGGCCATGCGGGCGAGGCCGATATCGAGGGCGACTGGCTGCGCACGGGCGACATGGGCTTCTATCTCGACGGTGAGTTGTACGTCACCGGCCGCCTCGCCGACCACATCGAGGTCGACGGCAGCAGCCACTATCCGCAGGACATCGAGGCCAGCGTGGCAGCCGCCTCGCCTATCGTGCGGCGCGGTTATGTGACCGCGTTCACGGTGCCCGGGGGCGGACTGGTCATCGTCGCCGAGCGCGCCTCACGCACGGCCAAGGCCGACCCGCAGGAGGCCATCGATGCGATCAGCGCCGCGGTCGATGCGGAATATGGGTTGAAGCCCGCCGACGTGCTGCTTCTGTCGGCGGGGGCGATCCCGCGCACTACCAGTGGAAAGCTGGCACGGCGGGCCTGTCGCCGCCACTACCTGGAGGGCACGCTGGGCGTCCACTGA
- a CDS encoding NADP-dependent oxidoreductase — MNMTQAIVATSYGGADVLEFRDITTPGPGPGQVLINVKAAGVNPIDWKLYSGAFGTDPDKLPMRLGLEISGTIAAVGAGVDGLVPGDDVIAAGQIGGYATRVIAAADQVFKKPASLSFNEAAGFLLTGQTAVHLLEATNVTEGDTVLIHGAAGGVGLLATQLAKARGATVVATASAARHDQLRGYGALPVEYGPGLQERVSAIGPVDAALDLVGTDEAADVSLALVADKGRIATIAGFGRAASDGFKALGGGPGADPGTEIRLAARPELIRLAGNGELKVTVDRTYPLSDARQAHEYGQTGHARGKIILLP, encoded by the coding sequence ATGAACATGACGCAAGCGATTGTCGCGACATCATATGGCGGTGCAGATGTCCTGGAGTTTCGAGATATCACGACCCCCGGCCCGGGCCCGGGACAGGTGCTCATCAACGTCAAGGCCGCGGGCGTTAATCCCATCGATTGGAAGCTGTACTCGGGTGCCTTCGGCACTGACCCCGACAAGCTCCCGATGCGTCTCGGACTCGAGATTTCGGGAACCATCGCCGCCGTCGGCGCGGGCGTTGACGGCTTGGTGCCCGGAGACGACGTCATCGCCGCAGGCCAGATCGGTGGCTATGCCACCCGAGTCATCGCCGCCGCGGATCAGGTATTCAAGAAGCCCGCGAGCCTGTCCTTCAATGAGGCGGCCGGGTTCCTACTCACCGGGCAGACCGCTGTCCACCTCCTGGAAGCCACCAACGTCACCGAGGGCGATACCGTCCTCATCCACGGCGCCGCAGGCGGCGTGGGGCTGCTCGCCACCCAGCTGGCGAAGGCCCGCGGTGCCACGGTGGTCGCCACCGCCAGTGCGGCACGCCACGATCAGTTGCGCGGGTACGGCGCCCTTCCCGTCGAATACGGTCCCGGACTGCAAGAGCGTGTCAGCGCGATCGGGCCTGTGGACGCCGCACTCGATCTCGTCGGCACCGACGAGGCCGCCGATGTCTCGTTGGCCCTCGTCGCAGACAAGGGGCGCATCGCCACCATCGCCGGATTCGGCCGTGCCGCAAGCGATGGCTTCAAGGCACTCGGCGGCGGACCCGGCGCAGACCCCGGCACCGAAATCCGGCTTGCCGCGCGTCCCGAGCTGATCCGGCTGGCGGGCAACGGCGAGCTGAAGGTCACCGTCGACCGGACCTATCCGCTCAGCGACGCTCGCCAAGCCCACGAATACGGGCAGACCGGCCACGCCCGCGGAAAGATCATCCTGTTGCCTTAG
- a CDS encoding TetR/AcrR family transcriptional regulator: MSTPRERMVASAALLIRERGAHATAISDVLEHSGAPRGSAYHYFPGGRTQLLSEAVDLAGEYIAGMIDAKPSAVDALDILVASYRKQLVRSDFRAGCPVVAVAVEAGDPESPASSQKLIEHSAAVFRRWIDLIADKLVAVGVVRTRADELAILMTTSLEGAIIIARSTRDITPIDVVHRQLRTLIEEAGQ; the protein is encoded by the coding sequence TTGAGCACCCCGCGCGAACGAATGGTTGCCTCGGCAGCCCTGTTGATCCGCGAGCGAGGAGCTCACGCCACGGCCATCTCCGATGTTCTCGAGCACAGCGGTGCGCCGCGTGGCTCCGCATATCACTACTTTCCGGGCGGGCGGACCCAACTGCTGAGTGAGGCAGTGGATCTGGCGGGCGAATACATCGCCGGGATGATCGATGCCAAACCCTCGGCGGTAGACGCGCTGGATATTCTCGTCGCGTCCTATCGAAAACAACTCGTGCGGAGCGACTTCCGGGCGGGGTGTCCGGTGGTGGCAGTCGCGGTCGAGGCCGGCGATCCGGAGAGCCCAGCCAGTAGTCAGAAGCTGATCGAACACTCGGCGGCCGTCTTCCGGCGTTGGATCGACCTCATCGCCGACAAGCTGGTCGCCGTCGGGGTTGTCCGTACGCGGGCCGACGAGCTGGCGATCCTGATGACGACCTCTCTGGAAGGCGCAATCATTATCGCGCGATCGACTCGCGACATCACGCCAATCGACGTGGTGCACAGGCAGTTACGCACTCTCATTGAGGAGGCCGGACAATGA
- a CDS encoding DUF3375 domain-containing protein: MNDLTVEELFAHNDDVQKSRAVRLLAAKNLAPYITLMERHLDRSAKVSEPQLVAKLDRDLSAVGLGEQSGLALIKSWASDGWLHRASDGTGPDAENVCSLTEDARSALAFVRRLRRADTVATGGSIAGIAAGLKRVATQLDGDPSRLRADIEAQIAELQTQLHAIDDGYRPEPDIVDLEDETRAIAYQMEQVITDIVRYGSMQNEITAGLIDAAEDSDSGFRDRARRMFADYDALFDSRERASYSAFTRTIQDPDQRAALRSDIACVAEGLPDLDPGLREVMRNFFKLVSQQIAEVSRIEQRCAQRIRRFFAAGTTEQARGRARQLNDALAAGHALLKMSTADSPIDAELPIGRSAAAAIGALSFTIKDTAPPVLAQDAPSGPLDLSGFSALATQVDMAALADTVNSAIASGPVSLPDMISHVEAPYLGDVIVLWSLALKQDNTADRESVKVKFRSLDGQDRVMEVPQLMFREPVLATLEEEGSTL, from the coding sequence ATGAATGATCTGACAGTCGAAGAGCTGTTCGCGCACAACGATGACGTGCAGAAATCCCGTGCGGTCCGCCTGTTGGCCGCCAAGAATCTGGCCCCCTACATCACGCTCATGGAACGCCACCTGGACCGCAGCGCCAAAGTCTCCGAACCTCAGCTGGTGGCCAAGCTGGACCGGGACCTGAGCGCCGTCGGGCTGGGAGAACAGTCCGGGCTGGCCCTCATCAAGAGCTGGGCGAGCGACGGGTGGCTGCACCGAGCGTCGGACGGCACCGGCCCCGATGCCGAGAACGTCTGCTCGCTGACCGAGGACGCGCGCAGCGCGCTGGCCTTTGTGCGCCGCCTGCGCCGTGCTGACACGGTGGCCACGGGCGGGTCCATTGCCGGTATCGCGGCAGGCCTCAAACGGGTGGCCACCCAGCTGGACGGCGACCCGTCACGCCTGCGCGCCGACATCGAAGCCCAGATCGCAGAACTGCAGACCCAGCTGCATGCCATCGACGACGGATATCGTCCGGAACCGGATATCGTCGATCTTGAGGACGAGACCCGGGCCATCGCATACCAGATGGAACAAGTGATCACCGACATCGTCCGCTACGGCAGCATGCAGAACGAGATCACCGCCGGACTCATCGACGCCGCCGAGGACTCCGACTCCGGCTTCCGCGACCGCGCCCGCAGAATGTTCGCGGACTACGACGCCCTCTTCGATTCCCGCGAGCGTGCCTCTTATTCGGCCTTCACGCGGACCATCCAAGATCCGGATCAGCGAGCCGCGCTACGGAGTGATATTGCCTGTGTCGCAGAGGGTTTGCCTGATCTCGACCCCGGGCTGCGTGAGGTCATGAGGAACTTCTTCAAGCTCGTGTCTCAGCAGATCGCGGAGGTCTCCCGCATCGAACAGCGCTGCGCACAGCGCATCCGGCGGTTCTTCGCCGCCGGCACCACGGAGCAGGCTCGTGGCCGTGCGCGACAGCTCAATGACGCGCTGGCGGCCGGGCACGCTCTACTCAAGATGTCGACGGCGGACTCTCCGATCGACGCCGAGCTACCGATCGGGCGTTCCGCCGCAGCGGCGATCGGCGCGCTGTCTTTCACCATCAAGGACACCGCGCCGCCGGTGCTCGCACAGGACGCCCCGTCGGGGCCGCTGGATTTGAGCGGGTTCTCGGCGCTGGCCACCCAGGTGGATATGGCCGCATTGGCCGATACGGTCAACAGTGCTATTGCCAGTGGCCCAGTTTCCTTGCCCGACATGATCTCTCATGTCGAGGCCCCCTACCTAGGTGATGTGATCGTGTTGTGGTCGCTGGCCCTCAAGCAGGACAACACTGCCGACCGCGAATCGGTAAAGGTGAAGTTCCGGTCCCTCGACGGACAGGACCGGGTGATGGAGGTACCTCAGTTGATGTTCCGTGAACCGGTGCTGGCCACCCTCGAAGAGGAGGGATCGACACTGTGA
- a CDS encoding crotonase/enoyl-CoA hydratase family protein — protein sequence MSDYETLRIRRDGYVLVIGLNRPAKRNAFDKTMLEELALALGEYETDTDLRAAVLYGEGPLFTAGLDLASVAAEIQGGASLTPEGGINPWQVDGRQLSKPLLVAVHGKVLTLGIELALAADIVIADETATFAQLEVNRGIYPFGGATIRFPRTAGWGNAMRWMLTADTFDAVEAHRIGIVQEIVPVGEHVDTAIAIAQTIARQAPLGVQATLRNARLAVREGDAAAEEQLVPTVRELFTSEDATLGVQAFLSRTTAEFVGR from the coding sequence ATGTCCGACTACGAAACCCTGCGCATTCGCCGCGATGGATATGTCCTGGTCATCGGTCTGAACCGGCCCGCCAAGCGCAATGCCTTCGACAAGACCATGCTCGAAGAACTGGCGCTGGCGCTCGGCGAGTACGAGACCGACACCGACCTGCGTGCCGCGGTGCTGTACGGCGAGGGCCCGTTGTTCACCGCCGGCCTTGACCTGGCCAGCGTGGCCGCCGAGATTCAAGGCGGCGCATCGCTGACGCCCGAGGGCGGAATCAACCCGTGGCAGGTCGACGGAAGGCAGCTTTCCAAGCCGCTGCTCGTCGCCGTACACGGCAAGGTGCTCACACTGGGCATCGAACTGGCACTGGCCGCAGATATCGTGATCGCCGATGAGACCGCGACATTCGCTCAGCTCGAAGTCAACCGTGGCATCTACCCGTTCGGCGGCGCCACCATTCGCTTCCCCCGCACAGCCGGTTGGGGCAACGCGATGCGGTGGATGCTGACCGCAGACACCTTCGACGCGGTCGAGGCTCATCGGATCGGCATCGTGCAGGAGATTGTGCCGGTCGGCGAGCACGTCGACACGGCGATTGCCATCGCCCAGACGATCGCGCGTCAGGCACCGCTGGGCGTGCAGGCGACCCTACGCAATGCCAGATTGGCTGTGCGCGAGGGCGATGCGGCTGCCGAGGAGCAGCTGGTGCCCACCGTGCGTGAACTGTTCACCAGTGAGGACGCCACGCTGGGCGTGCAGGCATTTCTGTCTCGCACCACCGCCGAGTTCGTGGGCCGCTAG
- a CDS encoding DUF3817 domain-containing protein, with protein MTENETTPDSTVVVTTPVAKIRSALWRYRILAWTTGVWLIALCWEMWLKYVEQVPHPPSWIGIVHGWIYFVYLIFTTDLAVKVRWPWPRTIGTLLAGTIPLLGFIVEHYRTKQVKEQFGI; from the coding sequence GTGACCGAGAACGAAACCACACCCGATTCGACGGTAGTAGTCACCACCCCGGTGGCGAAGATCCGCAGCGCGCTGTGGCGATACCGCATCCTGGCGTGGACCACCGGTGTGTGGCTGATCGCTCTCTGCTGGGAGATGTGGCTCAAATATGTTGAGCAGGTACCGCATCCGCCGAGCTGGATCGGGATCGTGCACGGATGGATCTACTTCGTGTACCTGATCTTCACCACCGACCTGGCCGTGAAGGTCCGCTGGCCCTGGCCCCGCACCATCGGCACCCTACTTGCGGGCACCATCCCGCTGCTCGGCTTCATCGTCGAGCACTATCGCACCAAGCAGGTCAAGGAACAGTTCGGTATCTAG
- a CDS encoding DUF4194 domain-containing protein, which translates to MTTQASGTALGNINFDDLPGVEPDASAPRMAKGPRFDGDTSELPDKACWALQNLVARRYLSKDGQPELWASMIEHRKVLAARLSELDLRLRVFDDLEVAYAEPAPLENPSVYGARVLRREPLGTYASIVALHLAKIARTAHDEHVLVSRDDIHELFANVSHDIDRDEAMLRDRVDEAIKRLSKAEILQRTRDDEHSYTISPVINALMSAQMIEALQRQYEQLQRGGAAPEDADGADPTDEEDGETDDDE; encoded by the coding sequence GTGACGACACAGGCTTCAGGGACCGCCCTGGGGAACATCAATTTTGACGACCTGCCGGGTGTCGAACCCGATGCCTCGGCACCGCGAATGGCCAAGGGGCCGCGATTCGACGGCGACACCAGTGAGCTTCCGGACAAGGCCTGCTGGGCGCTGCAGAACTTGGTGGCCCGGCGCTACCTGAGTAAGGACGGTCAGCCCGAACTGTGGGCGTCGATGATCGAGCATCGCAAGGTGCTGGCCGCGCGCCTGTCCGAATTGGACCTGCGGCTGCGGGTGTTCGACGATCTCGAGGTTGCCTACGCCGAACCAGCTCCGTTGGAGAACCCCAGCGTGTACGGCGCCAGGGTGTTGCGCCGGGAACCGTTGGGCACCTACGCGTCGATCGTGGCACTGCACCTGGCCAAGATCGCCAGGACCGCGCACGACGAACATGTATTGGTCAGCCGCGACGATATTCACGAACTTTTCGCCAACGTCTCCCACGACATCGACCGCGACGAGGCGATGCTGCGTGATCGCGTTGACGAGGCGATCAAGCGGCTGTCCAAGGCTGAGATTCTGCAGCGCACCCGCGATGACGAGCACAGCTACACCATCAGCCCAGTCATCAACGCGCTGATGTCGGCGCAGATGATCGAGGCACTGCAGCGTCAGTACGAGCAGTTGCAGCGCGGCGGTGCCGCCCCCGAAGACGCCGACGGCGCAGACCCCACCGACGAAGAAGATGGCGAGACCGATGACGACGAGTGA